The following is a genomic window from Halichoerus grypus chromosome 5, mHalGry1.hap1.1, whole genome shotgun sequence.
gaacagagggagagggagaagcagactctccgctgagcagggagcccaactcggggctcaatcccaggaccctgagatcatgacctgagctgaaggcagatgattaaccaactgagccacccaggggcccctaaaagCTATTATTTAAGTGTTGACAAAAAGTTTTTGTTATTTCAATATTAGGTTTGTCATGTCCTAATTTTCTCACGTACTCTAGGAGTACACAGTGCAGGAGTGGAAGTTAAAGTTGGGAACCTGTGCTTTCCTCCTGAGCCTTTTTCTGTCTGATGCCTCACTGAACTCTGGCTTCCCCGATTTTAATCTGCGAGTTATGCTGTCTTTTAAAACCATTTGAAACTCTTTCAGACATTCatatttgagaaatagaaatacattGGACCTTAACACGGGTTAAAACGGCTCAGGTTCACTtagaagcagattttttttttatgtagtccagcactatatatatttttttcttttttatgattttcttattaacattttctttagtttACGTATTGCAAGAATACAGTAAATAATATAACATACACAATGTGTGTTAATTGACCGTTTATATCAttggtaaggtttctggtcaGCAGTAGACTGTTAGTTTTAGGAGAGTCAGAAGTTGTACCTGGATTTTTGGCTATGGGTGGTGGCGGAGGTGGGGTGGGCGCCCCCACCCCCGATCCCTTGTAACTGCGTGAGGCAGTACTGTGCTAGACCAGCGCTGCGTGGAGACGTCAGTGCAGCTGCTAACTGCCGTCCGCTCTAGCTGAGATTTAGCAGAGACCCtcattttctctcccattttttattccttctgtgTCCTGTAGCTTCCCATTTCCTCTTACATCCCAGGCCTCTCATCTGCTGGCCCCTAAAATGACTTCAGCTAGAGGAGGCAGTGGGAGGTACCACTTTGGGGTTTCACGTTCTTCCTTCTAGTTTTGGGATTGGGCCATGATTTACTGCACTGGTTGTCTTTTTGAACCGATAGAGCATGTCACTCTGACAAAGTATTCAAGGGTGACAGTGACTTGCCTTGGcttttgttctgtattttctcATAGGAAAACCAGAGTCAGATCAGTTTTATATCAGCACAGGTCTCTTAATCCCCTGGTGGATTTATGAATTTGTTCCCTCTAGCCAGCCAACACCAAAAGATCAGTACAGATAAGTGACTTTCCAAGTCAGGAAAATAGGAAGTAAAGAGGCAGGAGCCAGGAGGTTCTCGGATCATGACCTAGGGGCCCAGGATGCTCCAGTCATCACAGGGACAATTGTAGCCTACATTTGTGGAATAACATGTGATAGACAAACGGGACAGAAATCCAAGGGCATTCCTACATTTTCCCTTACCGCTCAGTTACTGTCTCATGGAACTGAAAAGAGTGCGGTGAGCTTGCAGACTTGTGTGCGCTCATCCTTGGTGGTTGACTCCTGGCCTCCTTGGCCTGGGGTCATGCTTCATCTGTTAAATATTGGCAGTCACTAGCATTTTGTTAAGTGGCACTTGGAAAGACTGAAACATAACCACAGCTCCCAAGAGATACATGCTATAGGCTTATGGGAGCCAGTCAGAAGTTCCTTTTGAATCACAGGCTCATTTAAGGATCTGACAACAGCTGTGGTCCCACTTAGAAAACGCACAGGCATAGAATCCAACTCTGAGTAGTGAGCACCCAGCACACACGTACTACCTACTTTGCAGGAGCCATTTCCCCACTTAAAATCTGTCCACTTCTCTACAAACTCACTTCTCATCGTTCTAAGGCCATTGCTTTCTGGGGGGTGTTTTAATGAAACCTCATCTGACTGGATGCTCCAGCGATCACAAGAGTTTGTCGCGTGGTATCTGCCCTTGTTTGTCCACTTTAGTCTCCCCAGTACTGGTCTTTCCAGCTAGATCTCAGGTCACTGGAGAACAaaatctttgtttctctctcttggcTCCTCCATTCACAGGGCACTGAGCCTTCCGTGAGGCAGTGTGGTGCTCTGGCCAAGTGGCTCCCACGTTGGGGTACGAGTTGCCCACAGGGCGGCTTCCCAGGATACAGTAGTCAGCCACGCTAATTGATTGTCCACAAGATTGATTCAGTTAGAGAAAATCAATATTTCTCTACACACTTTCGCTGctttaattgtttttttgtttttttgtttttttaattccaggtaAAGGTACTTTATCTTGGGATGTTTAAGAAATCGGTATTGTGTCAACCAGGGTTCGCCGAACATGCCATTCACCTGTTGGTGTGTATGGTGTGCCTGCTGAGCTCTTGGAGGTGGGGGTAGCAAAAAGTGCCCCTTTCTTATTTCTAaaggtttatttgtttgagagagagcatgcgcgccCTTGCCCAcctgggaggtggcagagggagagaatctcaagcagactccccgctgagcacggagcctgacaaggggctggatctcacgactctgggatcatgacctgagccaaaaaccaagagttggacactcaactcactgagccacccaggcaccccgaaaactGCCCCCCTTTCTAAAAGTTGCATTTGGGCTCATACCCccttgctgtgttttgttttattttgttttttaaggatttcttGCCTTCCTTTCTGCTGGGCCATGGAAAGAATAGCTTCTTCTGCCATAAAGGCTGGCCTTGTGACAAATGGCACTTCCCCTCTGCGTCAGCACCACTGTGTCTGTCCCTCAGGGTCTTCCCTTGTCTTCACTGTCAGGATGCTGTACTAGCTTGTCCCGATGTGGGCACTCAGATTGGGGTAGAGGCTGCGGAGCAGTTTTCCTGGATTTGGGGTCTCTGTTTTTCTTGACCCCAGTTCCGCATCATCtcagttgtttcctttgcttctttctgGAATAATGTAACTGTCCAGGCATTTCCTTGTCATACCTGTATGATTTCAGTGGAATGCTGTGAAGAAGacctctgtgcacacacacagctggAGGGCTGGGATTTCCCTTCTTTTCGATTGTTTATTGGCGTACCTCCATGGTGGCATCTGGCACATGGTACGcactcagcaaatacttgttgaatgaacgaatgtTCTTGAAATCTAGAAATTCTGCTCTGCTGGGCTGAGGGGACAAGCCCATTCACCCAGTTAGTGGGCAGCTCACAGGTGTGTCTTGAGCAAGCCCCGTTCCTCTCCCGACTGTCCTTTGTGCTCATGTCCAGCACAGCTGTTAGGAACCAGCTGCTGCTCCTGGCGGAAGAGGGTGGGCGTGCTGTGGGAGCGGGAAGAGCAAAGCCCCTCTGAACCCTTCCGTCACATCCAGCCTTCTCTCCTGCAGGGGGAGCTGATCACCTTCTATTACTACTGGAAGAAGACCCCCGAAGCAGCCAGCTCCCGGGCCCATCGGAGGCACCGCAGGCAGGCCGTGTTCAGGAGGATCAAGACCCGCACCGCATCCACACCCGTCAGCACGCCCTCCAGACCCCCCTCCAGCGAATTCCGTAAGTGAGGGACTTCTCCCACGCAGCCACACGTGCATTGTCCCAGCTCGGGGCCCGCCGTCACAGGCATCCTTGTCACAGTACGGGTTGGGGACATAGTGTGTGCTGGGCATATGTGCAGAGTCCGCACCCAGATGTAGCGCGGACTTTGGGGTTTTGGTAGGAGAGTTTTACGAATTATTCATgcgtttaaatttttaaaataaactcaacatcattttaattttttagggaAATGTAAGTCTTGACCATCTCTCGGGGTGTTTTCAGTAACTTCGGAGGAGGTTGTTCACTTCGTAGATGACGTACTGTCTGAGTCTCATTGCATTGGTATTGTGTTAGCAGTAAGAGCAgattaacattttcttctttttcctcctgctttACCAAGATCCTCCTCTTGGTCCCAGTGTGATGTGCAGTCTAATATGATACCTTCCTAACCCTTAAAAGCTCGCACACAGCAGTGGGCCTTGGGGTTCTGTCCTGGCCCGTGGCACTCAGCCTGAGGGCTGCTTATGTTGCACTTGCAAACGAGAAATAATCCATGTGtgccgggtggggtggggggggggtgtaggaCTCGATGGAGAGGGAGCTCCTCAGGATGCCTGGATATGTCAGGGACTGTGTATGGCCGTACTTCGCCTGTTCACGTTCCCAGCTGTGGGCATCAGTGCCTCCCACGCCAGGATGTAGGTGTGACACCAGTCTCCAAAAATAGGGTAGGGCAGACCCTTGGCACCTACCGCACACGGGTTCTTCGTTCTGATCTCTTGGCCCTGAGGAATTCAGAGTGGTCCTTCATGCACACTGCCTCACCTCAGCCTTCCAGGCCGCTCTGACTGGTGGCTTAGAGCCTGGGGCAGGTCACAGGTGGTCCCGGTCTTGGCCAAGCATGATggtttctcccccacccctgttgTGTTCCTGCCATGCCCAGTGGACTTGAGTTCAGCCAGCGAGGATGACTTTGACAGTGAAGACAGCGAGCAGGAATTAAAGGGGTACGCCTGCCGCCACTGCTTTACCACCAGTAAGTGGggatcgggggtggggggagcagtgggAGCATTCACCGAGACAGGCCAGGCTCAGGCACTTTCAGGTTCTGAACGTTTCATGAATCCAGTTGAAGACCTGCCAGAGTGTCACTGGCTTGACATTTGCATTGTGCTTCAGGGTTACTTGAGAAAGCAGAAATCTGTATATTGTGTCACTCCCCCGTTTACAGTCAGTGTGGTCGGGGTTGGGGTACCTGTGTTTCTGGGAAGCCTGTTGCCATCTCCTGCCGGGCACCATGAgattggggaagggggtggatgTTCCTGAAATGCTCTCCCGCCCTGGGAGAGAGCAGGCAGCAGCAGAGTGAGTGATGGGCATCTGTCTGAGCCCATGGAAGGGCCCCCCACCCGCATTCCTCTTCCCTCACGCAGCCTCCAAAGACTGGCACCACGGGGGCCGGGAGAACATCCTGCTCTGCACAGACTGCCGCATCCACTTCAAGAAATACGGCGAGCTCCCCCCCATTGAGAAGCCCGTGGACCCTCCCCCATTCATGTTCAAACCTGTCAAAGAGGAAGatgatgggctcagtgggaagcatAGCATGAGGACTCGGCGCAGTCGTGGCTCGGTGAGTCCTCAGGGCAGGCGACCCGGGCCACTTCAGGTTACTAGGATGCTGGGGCTTGTGCTTCCCAGGAGGTTGGGAAGCGATTCATTTTGGGTAGAGAACCAGCCCCCTTAAAGAAGTGATTGGCTCAAAGGTATTTGTTTTGTCTGTGAGTCTGGAAAGagcctctgctttctccctccctgcctcgtGTCGTCAGTGGGGTGCACGTCCTGAGCTTACTTTTACAGAGAACTCTTAGGTATCAGTGTCTGGTTCAGTGCAGGCTTTCCAAGTCTCCCGACTTTCCTCTGGACCCTGGGCCCACCTGTAGTGTGACATCTTGCTGCTATTTAAAACTtgcaggtgcttttttttttttttcctaatatttgatTCAGTTTTAGAAACTTTTGGTACATTTATCTCCTCACTGTATAGCCTTTTTCATAAAGAGGTTTTGTTTTCCAGGTTGGAAATGTGGCAGCAGGGACCTTTGGGAGCAAGGGTTTTCCcagcctgggagctggggaaTGCCCCAGGGCCCTTCCCTGTGGCTGGCCTCCCCAGTGGCCCTTATAGGCATGTAGATGGCACCGTTCACCTTCCTCTGACCCTAGCATCTTGTCAAGGCTGCTTGTTCCCAGGCCACCCGGCAGATGGACTGACGTGAATCATTGTCCCCCCATCTCTTCTGAGCCCCATGGCTTTGCAGAAACGTGCTCAAGTGCTTGTGGTTTTAGGAGCTGAGCTACATTATTTGACAGCTTCTCCCTTTGGGTCACTTCTCGTACTGGCAGATGAAATCAGCaggtgtttggtttggtttgggtgaGGAAGTAGGCAGTTCTGTGGAATAAAGAGAGTGAGGTGATTTGAAGCAGAGCGTATGATTGTCATTCTGGAGAACTTGGCAGAGTAGACGGCCCTCGCTGACTTCTGCCCCTCAGAAAATCTTGCTCGTTTCTACCACACAATATCCAGGACCATCCCTAGAGATGAGTGCTTTGGGTTTAAGAATTGCTCTTTTCCATGTGAACCCACCCATTCACCCCCTCCTCCCTTAGCTCCATATTGACCCCCCACACAGCGAGGGACAGCCAGAGGTGCCTGTGCTTGCCAGGGCCTGGTATTTGCCATAATGCTGGTGGTGAGGTCTGCTCCTGAGGCTCCTGCGTGTGTGCTGGGGTCTAGTCTCACCAGCCTCCGGTTTGGGTGGGCAGATGTCTACACTGCGCAGTGGTCGAAAGAAGCAGCCAGCCAGCCCTGATGGTCGCGCCTCGCCCATCAATGAAGACATCCGCTCCAGTGGCCGGAACTCGCCCAGCGCTGCCAGCACCTCTAGCAATGATAGTAAAGCAGAGACAGTGAAGAAGTCAGCCAAGGTGAGGTGCCCGTCCCCAAGGGTGGTGGGCCTGCTTGGCCCTGCCTCTCATTAAAACCCCAGGTTGCTGGAGTTGATGTTCAGCTCCCTCAGATAAGGGCTGCAGGATGTTCCTGGAGGCTCCCTGGGCATCAGCATTGCCCTAGACTAGGGCTGCAGACTGCGGCCTGGGGTCTAGGGTCTGGAGAAAGGGGGTCCAGTGCAGCTCCCAGCACTGACCTTTGGGGGCCGTCTCTGCCTTGAGTTTCCCAAGGCCTCAGGGGCAAAGGGTAGGGTGTAATTGGAAaggctcctccctccttcccgccctcccaccccccaagccaAGTTACTTCCACCCCCAGATACTTGTTTTTTCCTGGCCTCAGCTAGTCCCTTCCAGAGCTTTCTTGCTTCTGGAGATGGAGCTCCGAATTCGGGAGCAAGGTGTCAGCAAACCATGGTCATTTACCCGCTGAGGCTGATGGGACATCCTCCCTTGGCCTGATGCCCCTCTTGGGCTTTCCCACCGCAGAAGGTGAAGGAGGAGGCCTCATCCCCCCTGAAGAGCACCAAGCGCCAGCGGGAGAAGGTGGCCTCTGATACAGAGGAGGCCGACAGGAGCAGCTCCAAGAAGACGAAAACCCAGGTGAGCTGCGCAGCTGAGCCACTGTGACTGTGGCTGGCAGCTCACGCCCCTTGAGAGGCCTGGAGCCCACATTCTTCCTGGGGCCTAGTGGGGCCCCATCTCCTAGGGAGGGACCTAGATTGGTTCCCGAGACTGGCCGGGTCAAAGGAGGACCTGCAGTCTCTGGGGCCAGGCTTGCCGCCTTGTTCGCTAGCAACGCAGGGCAGCAAGAGGCTCTGCTGTCCCAGGGCTTCATCCCTGCCATCTCTGGCCCTAGGAGATCAGCCGGCCCAACTCGCCATCGGAAGGCGAAGGAGAGAGTTCGGACAGCCGCAGCGTCAACGATGAGGGCAGCAGTGACCCCAAAGACATCGACCAGGACAATCGCAGCACGTCCCCCAgcatccccagcccccaggacaACGAGAGCGACTCGGACTCTTCGGCCCAGCAGCAGATGCTgcaggcccagcccccagccttgcAGGGGGCCCCCGGTGCGGCCCCTCCAGCGACCTCCACCGCCCCTCCAGGAACCTCCCAGCTCCCCACACCAGGGCCCGCGCCCTCTGCCACTGCAGGCCCTCCACAGGGCTCCCCCTCGGCCTCCCAGCCCCCCGGCCAGCCGCAGGCCCCGGCAGTTCCTGCTCCCCATGCTCATATCCAGCAGGCGCCCTCCCTGCACCCACAGCGGCTGCCCTCACCACATCCCCCGCTCCAGCCTCTGACCGTGCCAGCTGGCCAGACCGCCGCCCCACCTCACAGCCAGCCCCCTCTGCATAGTCAGGGCCCAGGTGGCCCTCACAGCCTCCAGGCCGGGCCCCTGCTGCagcacccaggcccccctcagcCCTTcggcctccctccccaggcctcccaggcGTCAGCTCTCCCTCACGCCTCCTTGCAGCCCGCAGCCTCACAGTCAGCgctgcagccccagcagcccccacgGGAGCAGCCCCTGCCGCCGGCCCCCTTGGCCatgccccacatcaagcccccaCCCACCACACCCATCCCCCAGCTGCCGGCCCCCCAAGCCCACAAGCACCCGCCTCACCTCTCCGGGCCCTCGCCCTTCTCCATGAATGccaacctcccaccccctccagcacTGAAGCCCCTGAGCTCCCTGTCCACACACCATCCCCCCTcagcccatccccctcccctgcagctcaTGCCTCAgagccagcccctgccctcctcccctgcacAGCCCCCAGTGCTGACCCAGAGCCAGAGCCTGCCTCCTGCTGCTGCCGCTCACCCCCCAGCAGGCCtccaccaggtgcccccccagcccccatttGCTCAGCACCCCTTTGTCCCTGGGGGACCTCCTCCCATCACCCCTCCAACCtgctcctccacctccaccccacctgcGGGACCTGGCCCCTCGGCCCAGGCACCCTGCTCTGCTGCTGTTCCCTCGGGAGGCAGTGTACCCGGGGGGACAGCGTGTCCGCTCCCCACGGTCCAGATCAAGGAAGAGGCTCTGGATGATGCTGAGGAGCCTGAgagcccacctcccccacctaGGAGCCCGTCCCCCGAGCCCACTGTGGTGGACACCCCCAGCCATGCCAGCCAGTCAGCCAGGTACTGGCCCCCCAGGAATGCGGGCACGGCCAGGGCAGGGACGGGCTGGGCAGCTGGGGCAGGCTGCGGCTTCGGCGGGGCCCCAGCGAGAGACGTGGCCTTCTTTAGGTTCTACAAACATCTGGACCGTGGTTACAACTCGTGTGCGCGGACAGACCTGTATTTCATGCCTCTGGCGGGATCCAAACTGGccaagaagagggaggaggccaTCGAGAAGGCCAAACGGGAGGCTGAGCAGAAAGCACGAGAGGAGCGGGAGCgcgagaaggagaaggagaaagagcgCGAGCGGGAACGAGAGCGGGAgcgggaggcagagagagcagccgTGAGTTGGGGGTCAGCCAGGCAGCGGGGggtccctccccagctctgctctgcGGCTCACTCTCCGATGCACAGCCCCATCCAGGGCACAAGGGAAGCTGTAGGCACAAAGCAGACTGTCCCAGCAGCGGCTGGACCATGTCCTTGCGGCCCAAGCCTGTCCCTGGCCATGGCTGGGGCCTGCTCTTGGTGTTGGGTGGATGGACCACGTTGGCTGGCCAGTGCGGGATGGCAGCAGGGCCAGGCTCAGCTCTGCAGAGTGAGCGCCTGCCCCTCACACCTTCCCTTCCTTCAGCAGAAGGCGTCCAGCTCAGCCCACGAGGGCCGCCTCAGCGACCCCCAGCTCAGTGGTCCGGGCCACATGCGGCCATCCTTCGAGCCGCCACCAACCACCATTGCCGCGGTGCCTCCATACATCGGGCCCGACACGCCTGCCCTTCGGACTCTGAGCGAGTACGCTCGGCCCCACGTCATGTCACCCACCAACCGCAACCACCCCTTCTACATGCCCCTCAACCCCACTGACCCCCTGCTGGCCTACCACATGCCCGGCCTCTACAACGTGGACCCCACCATCCGGGAACGGGAGCTCCGGGAGCGGGAGATCCGGGAGCGGGAGATCCGGGAGCGGGAGCTACGGGAGAGGATGAAGCCAGGCTTCGAGGTGAAGCCCCCGGAGCTGGACCCCCTGCACCCAGCCACCAACCCCATGGAGCACTTCGCCCGGCACAGCGCCCTCACCATTCCCCCCACTGCGGGCCCCCACCCTTTTGCTTCTTTCCACCCGGGCCTGAACCccctggagagggagagactggcCCTGGCGGGCCCCCAGCTGCGGCCCGAGATGAGCTACCCTGATAGACTGGCGGCCGAGCGGATCCACGCCGAGCGCATGGCATCACTGACCAGCGACCCTCTGGCCCGCCTGCAGATGTTCAACGTGACTCCACACCATCACCAGCACTCACACATCCACTcgcacctccacctccaccagcAGGACCCCCTCCACCAAGGTGGGTGACCCCCGGGCTGGGCTGTGAGAGGGCGCTGTGGGTTGAGTTCTGGTCTAACAAGgcacagggcagaggcagagccaCCGTCCAGAAGCAGAGGCGGTTCTTTCCTGAAGGAATCCCTCATTCCTGACAGAGCTGAGAATGGTCTGCGTGTGTCTGGGAACCCTCTCGTTGCTTCCCTCACCCGCAGCCTTTGTCTCCGCCCAGCCCCTCTGTTCTCCAGAGCTGCAAGTCCCCAGAACGCTGAGTCACCCTGGGGCCCTTTGCTTGCAGTTTCCTGGATAAAGCTTAGGTTCTTGGCCCCGTGCCTCCGGTGCTGGGGATAGCGGGAAGCAGCCTGTGCTCCCGGAGTCGGCTTAAAGGCAGGAAGTGGGGCCTGAGGAGCAAGGCAGGGCGTTGGAGCCCAGGTGGAggcaactgagacacccagggagGCTCTAGGGTATCTTTCAGTGAGAACTTAACAGTCCTTCTGTTCCGTCTTTGGGTACAGGGCCTTGGCTCATCTGGTCAGGGCCACCCAGTCCCATCCGTTCTGGGAACGAGAGCTCCCAAAGTTCTGCCGACTGGCCAGCTGGGTTAAAGGCAGAGACAGGTACagctggggtccctgctccgtcTATCGCTCTGCAGACCGGCTagatggggtgggaggagctGGGCTGCACTCGGGGCCCAAGGCCTGCCGTGGAGTCCCAGGGCACAGCCCACATGCAGGACTTCACAGTGGCCAGACCTGCCTCCgtgctggggaggagggtgacTGATAGAGCAGGGcccagaggtggggagggcagcacCTTGCTTTCCACCTCTGCACCGAGCCCTGATGTGGGGAGCCTGGACTCTGTCCAGGCAGGTCGTTCTGGGGAAGCCTGGGAGTTGTCCCTTTCACTCCATGGTCCTGACACCTGGAACTTTGATGCCAGCCGGCATGGGCTGTCTAAGCCCCTGTGTAACCAGTGGATGTGTCTTAGTGCTGTTTGAGGACAGGCAGTCATTCGTCCATCTGACAAATAGTTCCGGAGCACCTGCGGTACGTCAGGCGCAGCTCTAGACGCTGGTAACGAGCCCGTCCGTCTTACCGTCCCCATCTGGAGGCGGGCAGGCAGTGTATCTTGGAGTGTGAAAAGCAGGCCGGGTTCTGGAGGACAGCTAACCAGGGGGAGGGAACAGGGGAGCTGGGAGCAAGGTTGTAATTAGAAAGCCATGAGAAAGCCTTGTCAAGAAGGTAACTTGGAGTGGGCTTGAAGGTGGGAAGGGACatctgcagggagggagggacaggggcccagggcccagagaggagagagcagggcTTAGTGAGCCTCTTCCCTGCCAACGGCACGCAGCATCTGGCAGCACCCGCTCTGCCGACCCCCTGTGGGTTCTGTGGGTGAAGGGCCGGCGAGGCGGCCCTGGGGTCCCTGTGGACCTGACAGGTGCAGGGCAGGCCTAGAGTGTTCGGCCAGGTGGGCTCGGATGATCAAGGGTTCTCAGTAAAACAGCGTGGAGGAGACTCTGCTTGTAGGGGTGCAGGGTGCTCAGGAATAAGAGGAGGAAATAGTGTGTGAACTTACCTCTGTGATACTTTCTGGAACTTTTCTGCAGGTTGGGGTGGGAGCAGCCACTTTGGGTCAGGATTTTTGGTGGCCCTGGTGGCCAGGAGCCGGCTGTGGTGAGACGGAAGTCACTGGTAATTACGGCCGAGGAGGGCGGACACGGCGAGAGCCCCAGGGCCCTGCACCACTTGCATCTGGATTTCTGCCTCTTTTTTAGGTTCAGCAGGCCCAGTGCACCCACTGGTTGACCCCCTGACTGCTGGCCCTCACCTGGCTCGCTTTCCCTATCCCCCTGGCACCCTCCCCAATCCTCTGCTTGGACAGCCCCCCCATGAGCACGAGATGCTTCGTCATCCAGTGTTTGGTAAGAATGcgcctggggaggaggggccggTGTGAGAGTTGGGTTGGTATCTGATGtcccgttcattcattcattcattcatccacgtATTCAACAAATACCTTCTGTGTGCCAAGAATCCACCTGGGAACCAGGCAGGCAAACCCCTGTCCTCAGAGAGCTGGGGGTGAATGAGTACAAATGAGTCCTTAGAGCCAGGACAAGGACAGTGTGAGGTGAAGGAGTGACAGAGGCGCTGAGTCTAAACCGAGAGTTCAGAGTGGGCCTCTGTGAAGAAGGAAGAGCCTGAAACCTTGAGGACGAGGGAGTGCATATTCCATCCTCCCCTGACCTCCACCCCCAGGGTCAG
Proteins encoded in this region:
- the RERE gene encoding arginine-glutamic acid dipeptide repeats protein isoform X2 — encoded protein: MTADKDKDKDKEKDRDRDRDRERDKRDKAREGENSRPRRSCTLEGGAKNYAESDHSEDEDNDNNSATTEESTKKNKKKPPKKKSRYERTDTGEITSYITEDDVVYRPGDCVYIESRRPNTPYFICSIQDFKLSKRDHLLMNVKWYYRQSEVPDSVYQHLVQDRHNENDSGRELVITDPVIKNRELFISDYVDTYHAAALRGKCNISHFSDIFAAREFKARVDSFFYILGYNPETRRLNSTQGEIRVGPSHQAKLPELQPFPSPDGDTVTQHEELVWMPGVNDCDLLMYLRAARSMAAFAGMCDGGSTEDGCVAASRDDTTLNALNTLHESGYDAGKALQRLVKKPVPKLIEKCWTEDEVKRFVKGLRQYGKNFFRIRKELLPNKETGELITFYYYWKKTPEAASSRAHRRHRRQAVFRRIKTRTASTPVSTPSRPPSSEFLDLSSASEDDFDSEDSEQELKGYACRHCFTTTSKDWHHGGRENILLCTDCRIHFKKYGELPPIEKPVDPPPFMFKPVKEEDDGLSGKHSMRTRRSRGSMSTLRSGRKKQPASPDGRASPINEDIRSSGRNSPSAASTSSNDSKAETVKKSAKKVKEEASSPLKSTKRQREKVASDTEEADRSSSKKTKTQEISRPNSPSEGEGESSDSRSVNDEGSSDPKDIDQDNRSTSPSIPSPQDNESDSDSSAQQQMLQAQPPALQGAPGAAPPATSTAPPGTSQLPTPGPAPSATAGPPQGSPSASQPPGQPQAPAVPAPHAHIQQAPSLHPQRLPSPHPPLQPLTVPAGQTAAPPHSQPPLHSQGPGGPHSLQAGPLLQHPGPPQPFGLPPQASQASALPHASLQPAASQSALQPQQPPREQPLPPAPLAMPHIKPPPTTPIPQLPAPQAHKHPPHLSGPSPFSMNANLPPPPALKPLSSLSTHHPPSAHPPPLQLMPQSQPLPSSPAQPPVLTQSQSLPPAAAAHPPAGLHQVPPQPPFAQHPFVPGGPPPITPPTCSSTSTPPAGPGPSAQAPCSAAVPSGGSVPGGTACPLPTVQIKEEALDDAEEPESPPPPPRSPSPEPTVVDTPSHASQSARFYKHLDRGYNSCARTDLYFMPLAGSKLAKKREEAIEKAKREAEQKAREEREREKEKEKEREREREREREAERAAKASSSAHEGRLSDPQLSGPGHMRPSFEPPPTTIAAVPPYIGPDTPALRTLSEYARPHVMSPTNRNHPFYMPLNPTDPLLAYHMPGLYNVDPTIRERELREREIREREIRERELRERMKPGFEVKPPELDPLHPATNPMEHFARHSALTIPPTAGPHPFASFHPGLNPLERERLALAGPQLRPEMSYPDRLAAERIHAERMASLTSDPLARLQMFNVTPHHHQHSHIHSHLHLHQQDPLHQGSAGPVHPLVDPLTAGPHLARFPYPPGTLPNPLLGQPPHEHEMLRHPVFGTPYPRDLPGAIPPPMSAAHQLQAMHAQSAELQRLAMEQQWLHGHPHMHGGHLPSQEDYYSRLKKEGDKQL
- the RERE gene encoding arginine-glutamic acid dipeptide repeats protein isoform X3 yields the protein MTADKDKDKDKEKDRDRDRDRERDKRDKAREGENSRPRRSCTLEGGAKNYAESDHSEDEDNDNNSATTEESTKKNKKKPPKKKSRYERTDTGEITSYITEDDVVYRPGDCVYIESRRPNTPYFICSIQDFKLVHNSQACCRSPTPALCDPPACSLPVASQPPQHLSEAGRGPVGSKRDHLLMNVKWYYRQSEVPDSVYQHLVQDRHNENDSGRELVITDPVIKNRELFISDYVDTYHAAALRGKCNISHFSDIFAAREFKARVDSFFYILGYNPETRRLNSTQGEIRVGPSHQAKLPELQPFPSPDGDTVTQHEELVWMPGVNDCDLLMYLRAARSMAAFAGMCDGGSTEDGCVAASRDDTTLNALNTLHESGYDAGKALQRLVKKPVPKLIEKCWTEDEVKRFVKGLRQYGKNFFRIRKELLPNKETGELITFYYYWKKTPEAASSRAHRRHRRQAVFRRIKTRTASTPVSTPSRPPSSEFLDLSSASEDDFDSEDSEQELKGYACRHCFTTTSKDWHHGGRENILLCTDCRIHFKKYGELPPIEKPVDPPPFMFKPVKEEDDGLSGKHSMRTRRSRGSMSTLRSGRKKQPASPDGRASPINEDIRSSGRNSPSAASTSSNDSKAETVKKSAKKVKEEASSPLKSTKRQREKVASDTEEADRSSSKKTKTQEISRPNSPSEGEGESSDSRSVNDEGSSDPKDIDQDNRSTSPSIPSPQDNESDSDSSAQQQMLQAQPPALQGAPGAAPPATSTAPPGTSQLPTPGPAPSATAGPPQGSPSASQPPGQPQAPAVPAPHAHIQQAPSLHPQRLPSPHPPLQPLTVPAGQTAAPPHSQPPLHSQGPGGPHSLQAGPLLQHPGPPQPFGLPPQASQASALPHASLQPAASQSALQPQQPPREQPLPPAPLAMPHIKPPPTTPIPQLPAPQAHKHPPHLSGPSPFSMNANLPPPPALKPLSSLSTHHPPSAHPPPLQLMPQSQPLPSSPAQPPVLTQSQSLPPAAAAHPPAGLHQVPPQPPFAQHPFVPGGPPPITPPTCSSTSTPPAGPGPSAQAPCSAAVPSGGSVPGGTACPLPTVQIKEEALDDAEEPESPPPPPRSPSPEPTVVDTPSHASQSARFYKHLDRGYNSCARTDLYFMPLAGSKLAKKREEAIEKAKREAEQKAREEREREKEKEKEREREREREREAERAAKASSSAHEGRLSDPQLSGPGHMRPSFEPPPTTIAAVPPYIGPDTPALRTLSEYARPHVMSPTNRNHPFYMPLNPTDPLLAYHMPGLYNVDPTIRERELREREIREREIRERELRERMKPGFEVKPPELDPLHPATNPMEHFARHSALTIPPTAGPHPFASFHPGLNPLERERLALAGPQLRPEMSYPDRLAAERIHAERMASLTSDPLARLQMFNVTPHHHQHSHIHSHLHLHQQDPLHQGTPYPRDLPGAIPPPMSAAHQLQAMHAQSAELQRLAMEQQWLHGHPHMHGGHLPSQEDYYSRLKKEGDKQL